The Patagioenas fasciata isolate bPatFas1 chromosome 3, bPatFas1.hap1, whole genome shotgun sequence genome contains a region encoding:
- the OLIG3 gene encoding oligodendrocyte transcription factor 3: MNSDSSSVSSRASSPDMDEMYLRDHHHHHHHHHHQDSRLNSVSSTQNDLVQKMSGEGLSRNGSKAGGEGSKYKIKKQLSEQDLQQLRLKINGRERKRMHDLNLAMDGLREVMPYAHGPSVRKLSKIATLLLARNYILMLTSSLEEMKRLVGEIYGGHHSAFHCGTVGHSAGHPPHAAGTVHQVHPILGSALSSANTSSSLSASLPAIGTIRPPHSLLKTPSTPPALQLGSGFQHWAGLPCPCTICQMPPPPHLSALTASNMARISGETKDLLK, from the coding sequence ATGAATTCTGACTCCAGCTCTGTCTCCAGCAGAGCCTCCTCACCAGATATGGATGAGATGTACCTGAgagaccaccaccaccaccaccaccatcaccaccaccaagaCAGCCGGCTCAACTCTGTCTCCTCCACCCAAAACGACCTAGTGCAGAAGATGTCCGGGGAAGGCCTCTCTAGGAACGGCTCCAAGGCCGGAGGGGAAGGCAGCAAGTACAAAATCAAGAAGCAGCTGTCGGAGCAGGACCTGCAGCAGCTGCGGTTGAAGATCAACGGCCGGGAGCGTAAGAGGATGCACGACCTCAACCTCGCCATGGACGGGCTGCGGGAGGTGATGCCCTACGCCCACGGACCTTCCGTGAGAAAACTCTCCAAAATCGCCACCCTCCTACTAGCCAGAAACTATATCCTGATGCTCACTAGCTCCCTGGAGGAGATGAAGAGGCTCGTGGGGGAAATCTACGGGGGGCACCACTCCGCCTTTCACTGCGGCACGGTGGGACACTCCGCCGGGCACCCGCCCCACGCCGCCGGCACCGTGCACCAGGTGCACCCCATCCTCGGCAGTGCCTTGTCCTCCGCCAacacctcctcctccctctccgcCTCCTTGCCGGCCATCGGCACCATCCGCCCCCCTCACTCCCTGCTCAAGACCCCCTCGACACCCCCCGCCCTGCAGCTTGGCAGCGGCTTCCAGCACTGGGCGGGCTTGCCGTGCCCCTGCACCATCTGCCAgatgccccccccgccccacctcTCGGCCCTCACCGCCTCCAACATGGCTAGGATCTCGGGGGAGACCAAGGACCTGCTGAAGTGA